From Candidatus Acidiferrales bacterium, one genomic window encodes:
- a CDS encoding mercuric transporter MerT family protein, with amino-acid sequence MKERTVFAGSILAALFASACCIGPILLVGLGATAVAVGARFEALRPYFLTLTGVLLAAGFYFVYRKPRVQCEGEVCATPNVSRWAKPALWVVTLAVALLALFPVYYGKLSPAKAALTNPGASAAATVELKIDGMFCEGCASSVRSSLADVTGVASAQVSFDEKKARVSYDPAKTSIEQLIAAVEKLGYKARKL; translated from the coding sequence TTTGCTTCGGCTTGTTGCATCGGACCGATTCTGCTGGTCGGGCTGGGAGCGACTGCCGTCGCCGTGGGAGCAAGATTCGAAGCTCTTCGGCCCTATTTCTTGACTCTGACGGGAGTCCTTCTGGCCGCCGGCTTCTACTTCGTCTATCGCAAGCCGCGCGTACAGTGCGAAGGCGAAGTCTGCGCTACCCCCAACGTCAGCCGCTGGGCAAAGCCTGCGCTCTGGGTGGTAACCCTCGCGGTGGCGCTCCTCGCCCTCTTTCCGGTCTATTACGGCAAGTTGTCTCCGGCAAAGGCTGCCCTCACGAATCCCGGCGCTAGCGCCGCTGCCACGGTGGAGCTGAAGATTGACGGAATGTTCTGCGAAGGCTGTGCTTCTTCGGTGCGCAGCTCCCTTGCCGATGTGACCGGCGTGGCGTCTGCCCAGGTCAGCTTCGACGAGAAGAAAGCTCGCGTCAGCTACGATCCCGCAAAGACCAGCATCGAGCAGCTCATTGCTGCGGTCGAAAAGCTTGGCTACAAGGCCCGAAAACTCTAG
- a CDS encoding carboxymuconolactone decarboxylase family protein: MSKNSHRRFPSALARIRDVAYADGGVPGKHKLLVALAIAASVKCEPCIRMYAEKAVNAGATREEAAEILNVTMAMGGCVGEAWAHKALVAFENFSRKLATPAAPAAGRTENCCSV; this comes from the coding sequence ATCTCAAAGAACTCACACCGGAGATTCCCGAGCGCCCTCGCTCGCATCCGGGACGTCGCCTACGCCGACGGCGGGGTACCCGGAAAGCACAAGCTGCTCGTGGCGCTGGCCATCGCCGCCAGCGTGAAATGCGAACCGTGCATCCGGATGTATGCGGAGAAGGCGGTGAACGCGGGCGCCACACGGGAAGAAGCGGCAGAGATCCTCAACGTCACGATGGCCATGGGCGGCTGCGTGGGCGAAGCCTGGGCGCACAAGGCTCTGGTCGCGTTTGAAAACTTCAGCCGCAAGCTCGCCACTCCCGCTGCTCCGGCGGCGGGCCGGACGGAAAACTGTTGCTCTGTTTGA
- a CDS encoding heavy-metal-associated domain-containing protein — MKRKVFFVLLTLLLVVGWGLSEQKKEAAPSTPAATKLQLTQCALRVSGMTCDGCAGMVKQGLLKVEGVKAAKVDWKSGNVEAQYDPKKTTPEKMVAAFNRNNPGFRAQLPKPN, encoded by the coding sequence ATGAAAAGGAAGGTTTTCTTCGTGCTTTTGACGTTGCTGCTGGTTGTGGGCTGGGGACTCAGCGAGCAAAAAAAGGAAGCTGCGCCTTCAACTCCCGCAGCTACGAAGCTGCAATTAACCCAGTGCGCGTTGAGGGTCAGTGGGATGACGTGCGACGGATGTGCGGGAATGGTAAAGCAGGGGCTGCTGAAGGTGGAGGGCGTAAAAGCGGCCAAAGTGGATTGGAAGAGCGGCAACGTGGAGGCGCAGTACGACCCAAAGAAAACTACGCCCGAGAAAATGGTCGCTGCCTTCAACCGGAACAATCCCGGCTTCCGCGCTCAACTGCCCAAGCCCAACTAA
- a CDS encoding glutaredoxin family protein gives MFCGKVKEFLSQNNIEFADRNIATDETALAELEKLGYMTTPVTVIDGEAVVGFDQAKLEKLLVAGT, from the coding sequence ATGTTCTGCGGCAAGGTGAAAGAGTTTCTTTCCCAGAACAACATCGAGTTTGCCGACCGCAACATCGCCACCGATGAAACCGCGCTGGCCGAACTGGAAAAGCTGGGCTACATGACCACGCCCGTGACCGTGATCGACGGCGAGGCGGTAGTAGGCTTCGATCAGGCAAAGCTCGAGAAGCTGCTGGTCGCGGGGACATAG
- a CDS encoding (2Fe-2S)-binding protein, translating into MTSTEKVQTAGGSLLDAASGWLEAGKPTELCPVSATAGHKVKQVTLGNHLRPDHWRWAWQDGFYFCSAPVCPVVYFHNGHRVYFTQEEIHTLVGIKAAGPPVPVCYCMNVTEEQIVEEIQVKRCCTSLEDIKNYTRARTGKLCHVTNPAGKCCGKHLTAVVERALAAMSDPALAKQARETCCQIPVD; encoded by the coding sequence ATGACATCTACGGAGAAAGTGCAAACTGCCGGCGGCAGCCTGCTCGATGCGGCGTCGGGCTGGCTCGAAGCCGGGAAGCCCACCGAGTTGTGCCCGGTCTCCGCCACCGCCGGCCACAAGGTCAAGCAGGTCACCCTGGGCAACCACCTGCGTCCCGACCACTGGCGCTGGGCCTGGCAGGACGGCTTCTACTTCTGTTCTGCGCCGGTGTGCCCGGTGGTCTATTTCCACAACGGCCACCGGGTCTATTTCACCCAGGAGGAGATTCACACGCTGGTTGGGATCAAGGCCGCCGGCCCGCCCGTGCCGGTCTGCTACTGCATGAATGTCACCGAGGAGCAAATCGTCGAAGAGATTCAGGTCAAGCGCTGCTGCACCTCACTCGAAGACATCAAGAACTACACGCGGGCGCGTACCGGAAAGCTCTGCCACGTCACCAACCCTGCGGGCAAGTGCTGTGGCAAGCATTTGACCGCCGTCGTGGAGCGCGCTCTGGCGGCGATGAGCGATCCAGCGCTGGCCAAGCAAGCTCGCGAAACCTGCTGCCAGATTCCGGTGGATTGA
- a CDS encoding CDP-alcohol phosphatidyltransferase family protein has translation MEKPIFQDASRAQLSLLSAIEKRCLIWLAHRMPPWVHSDHLTMLGLVALLMAGLSYWLARWNRFGLLLVIFWLAVNWFGDSLDGTLARVRNQQRPRYGFYVDHVVDAFGTLFLVGGLALSGYMGEGVALGLLIAYFMLSIEVYLATYTLGIFRLSIAKLGPTEARILIAIGNLALFFRPVVRIQGEPYRLFDVAGVIGIVGMGLMLITSAAKNTLALYRAERIS, from the coding sequence ATGGAAAAACCGATCTTCCAGGATGCGTCCCGGGCTCAGTTGAGTCTTCTGTCTGCCATCGAAAAGAGATGTCTCATCTGGTTGGCTCACCGCATGCCGCCATGGGTCCATTCCGACCACCTGACGATGCTTGGGCTGGTGGCGCTGCTCATGGCCGGTCTTTCCTACTGGCTGGCCCGGTGGAACCGGTTCGGGCTGCTTCTGGTCATCTTCTGGTTGGCAGTCAACTGGTTCGGCGACAGTCTTGACGGCACGCTGGCGCGCGTGCGCAACCAACAGCGACCTCGCTATGGCTTCTATGTGGATCACGTGGTGGATGCCTTCGGGACGCTTTTCCTGGTTGGCGGGCTCGCCCTTTCCGGCTATATGGGCGAGGGGGTCGCCCTGGGTCTGCTCATCGCCTACTTTATGCTCTCCATCGAGGTCTATCTGGCGACCTACACGCTCGGCATCTTCCGGCTCTCCATTGCGAAATTGGGTCCGACCGAGGCGCGCATCCTCATTGCGATCGGCAATCTCGCGCTGTTCTTCCGTCCCGTCGTGCGCATTCAAGGGGAACCCTACCGCTTGTTTGACGTGGCCGGAGTCATCGGGATCGTTGGCATGGGCCTGATGCTGATCACGTCCGCAGCCAAGAATACTCTCGCTCTCTACCGGGCGGAGCGGATCTCGTGA